In a genomic window of Sediminispirochaeta bajacaliforniensis DSM 16054:
- a CDS encoding sugar phosphate isomerase/epimerase family protein codes for MYIGVTIPIEHSSNIEVLFSQAQELGIRSCQIVCWDEEAMTSEKAEEIQNARRVTGMAISGFWCGWNGPRVWDFQQGPITLGLVPAAYRFQRIQTLLAGCSFACEIGVKNLITHAGFLPENPAASEYAEVCAALQIVVDACKAKDINFLFETGQETPVTLKRTIQDLGEDHIGINLDPANLIMYGKANPVDALEVFGEYVMDVHGKDGMYPTDGHQLGKEVPLGEGKVDYPRFIAKLKEIGYDGAITIEREISGEQQIKDIISAKKLLEPLLW; via the coding sequence ATGTACATTGGTGTAACCATCCCAATAGAACACTCTTCCAATATTGAAGTATTATTTTCCCAGGCACAAGAACTTGGCATTCGTTCCTGCCAGATAGTATGCTGGGACGAAGAGGCAATGACTTCTGAAAAGGCCGAAGAGATTCAAAATGCACGAAGGGTAACCGGTATGGCCATTAGCGGATTTTGGTGTGGCTGGAATGGCCCTAGGGTTTGGGATTTTCAGCAGGGCCCCATCACTTTGGGGCTGGTCCCTGCCGCTTATCGTTTTCAACGCATACAAACACTTCTTGCCGGCTGTTCATTTGCCTGTGAAATTGGTGTAAAAAATCTCATCACCCATGCAGGATTTCTACCGGAAAATCCCGCAGCAAGCGAATATGCCGAGGTGTGTGCTGCCTTACAGATAGTAGTCGATGCCTGTAAAGCCAAAGATATAAATTTTCTGTTCGAAACAGGACAGGAAACACCAGTTACGTTGAAACGAACCATTCAGGATCTGGGGGAGGACCATATCGGAATCAATCTGGATCCGGCAAATCTTATCATGTACGGTAAGGCCAACCCCGTAGATGCGCTCGAAGTTTTCGGGGAGTATGTCATGGACGTGCACGGCAAGGACGGCATGTATCCTACTGACGGACATCAGCTGGGCAAGGAGGTACCCCTGGGAGAAGGAAAGGTTGACTATCCCCGTTTCATCGCAAAGCTGAAAGAAATCGGCTATGACGGAGCCATCACGATCGAACGTGAAATCTCGGGAGAACAACAGATCAAAGATATTATCTCAGCAAAAAAATTACTGGAACCACTATTGTGGTAA
- a CDS encoding carbohydrate ABC transporter permease, with amino-acid sequence MIFINSFKPYNDMLQHFLSLPKQWSLDKYIETWQIFHLSRLMGNTLFYTFCTVSLVLIMAPMAAYKLSRTKSTTSRVCFVLIILPMMVPFQSYMISLTRFIAGLHLSGTRIGYILVSAGLCVPLAVFMIHGFVKGVPLELEESARIDGAGRIRTYLQIVLPLLQPIIVTVIVLDTLATWNDIIINQLIVGGKSVAMNIQNALYMRFSAQTADWEHALPGIVISMIPSLIFFAFMQGKIINGVTAGAVKG; translated from the coding sequence ATGATCTTTATCAACTCATTCAAGCCTTATAATGATATGCTGCAACACTTTTTGTCCTTACCAAAGCAGTGGTCGTTAGATAAATATATCGAAACGTGGCAAATCTTTCATTTGTCCCGCTTAATGGGAAACACCTTATTCTATACCTTCTGTACGGTTTCTCTCGTTTTAATTATGGCGCCCATGGCGGCATATAAACTTTCCAGAACAAAAAGTACGACAAGTCGCGTATGTTTTGTTCTTATCATCCTTCCCATGATGGTACCGTTTCAATCGTATATGATTTCCCTTACCAGGTTTATCGCAGGCCTGCATCTATCAGGTACGCGTATTGGTTATATCTTGGTTTCCGCAGGTTTGTGTGTGCCCCTGGCAGTTTTTATGATTCATGGATTCGTAAAAGGCGTTCCCCTGGAATTGGAAGAATCGGCACGTATCGACGGGGCAGGGAGAATAAGAACCTACCTGCAAATCGTGTTACCGCTCCTTCAACCGATTATAGTGACCGTCATTGTTTTAGATACCTTGGCAACCTGGAATGACATCATTATCAACCAATTGATCGTGGGAGGAAAGAGTGTCGCAATGAATATTCAGAATGCTTTGTATATGAGATTCTCGGCACAAACAGCCGATTGGGAACATGCTCTTCCCGGAATCGTCATCTCTATGATACCCAGTTTGATTTTCTTTGCCTTCATGCAAGGCAAGATCATTAACGGCGTTACGGCCGGAGCAGTAAAAGGATAA
- a CDS encoding carbohydrate ABC transporter permease — MNNNASEKLIFGIFVLPSLAFVLFATDIPFLLNLYYSVFDWNGISKSMSFIGMGNFVKTFTDDALFWQSVSFTLRFTLFYVVLVNITSLMAALALQKGSTVSILGRAFFYIPYIISLTAIGLIWKFLLGPGFDALYQLSGNEFFGISWLGEPKYAFIIVVVMSVWQTLGFYMINYITGLIAVPTDLLEAATIDGANAIQRFFHVTLPMIMPAISICLLTSLTFAFKLFDIILVFTKGGPANSTVTVTYDIYKEAFINSNYGLATAKSLIFVAFVLIVTLFQTKLTKKQEVEI; from the coding sequence ATGAATAACAACGCTTCGGAAAAACTCATTTTCGGTATCTTTGTGCTTCCTTCCCTTGCATTCGTTTTGTTTGCAACAGACATTCCCTTTCTCTTGAATCTTTATTACTCGGTCTTCGATTGGAACGGCATCAGCAAATCGATGAGCTTTATCGGCATGGGAAACTTCGTTAAAACCTTTACCGATGATGCCCTCTTCTGGCAATCGGTATCTTTCACCCTACGTTTTACCCTCTTTTATGTCGTATTGGTGAATATAACATCTTTGATGGCCGCCTTAGCGCTGCAGAAAGGTTCCACTGTTTCCATACTGGGAAGGGCATTTTTCTATATCCCCTACATCATCAGCCTTACGGCAATCGGTCTCATCTGGAAATTCCTTTTGGGACCGGGCTTTGATGCCCTTTATCAACTATCAGGAAACGAATTTTTCGGTATCAGTTGGTTAGGAGAGCCCAAATACGCTTTCATCATCGTTGTGGTCATGTCCGTCTGGCAAACCCTCGGATTTTATATGATCAACTACATAACAGGTTTAATTGCGGTGCCAACCGATCTCTTAGAAGCAGCAACCATAGATGGGGCCAATGCAATACAACGTTTTTTTCATGTTACATTACCGATGATTATGCCAGCCATCTCTATCTGTCTCCTTACCTCCCTCACCTTCGCATTTAAGCTCTTTGACATCATTCTGGTGTTTACCAAGGGAGGACCAGCAAACTCAACAGTAACGGTTACCTACGACATCTATAAAGAGGCATTTATCAATAGCAACTATGGGCTGGCCACGGCAAAATCATTAATCTTTGTTGCTTTTGTATTAATCGTAACCCTGTTCCAAACGAAACTCACCAAGAAGCAGGAGGTCGAAATATAG
- a CDS encoding ABC transporter substrate-binding protein — protein MKRFIATSLALVVTLTGAWANGQQEKGSSRSDEIVLYVFDAHAYGLEQYAEMVDKFEAEHPGVKIEVQHAANDSQSLLRSRINSNDIPDVFDVESGTLALSYYEYAYNWSDDASVLAKFKQSAIDTGKDSDGNVMSLPWTYENMGLIYNKDLFARAGITKLPSTMDELEAACKKLDAKGIPAFALAGKETWVLAQTATHFMMDKGLDAEGVTEQLNNGQLKFKEMKNFRNLFRFLDLVMKYGVKKPLEVDWETSENKIANNQAAIIHMGDWCQSTLDSFNPDAHLAFLPFPVGNDPKETTLLSSCNWTYIVNKDSDHLELAKEYAEYILSSDMGQYWMCEGVGAVPGCKTQKNIRGYLANDAKTYIAEAKTNGWIHTRAPLGFNNALGGYLQAYMIGQMSAEQVIAAAQDFWDKAKN, from the coding sequence ATGAAACGATTTATTGCAACGAGTCTCGCATTGGTGGTCACCTTGACCGGGGCATGGGCAAACGGACAACAGGAAAAAGGATCATCCCGGTCAGATGAGATAGTCCTGTATGTTTTCGATGCCCATGCATACGGCTTAGAGCAATATGCCGAGATGGTCGATAAATTCGAAGCGGAGCATCCCGGGGTAAAGATTGAGGTCCAGCATGCAGCAAATGATTCCCAGTCATTACTACGCTCCCGAATCAATTCCAATGATATTCCCGATGTCTTTGATGTCGAATCGGGTACGCTGGCGTTGAGCTACTATGAATATGCATACAACTGGTCGGACGACGCCTCAGTATTAGCAAAATTCAAACAATCGGCGATTGATACGGGAAAAGACAGCGATGGAAATGTTATGTCGCTACCATGGACCTATGAGAATATGGGCCTTATCTATAACAAAGACCTGTTTGCAAGAGCAGGCATCACGAAATTGCCGTCAACCATGGATGAATTGGAGGCTGCATGTAAAAAGCTGGACGCAAAAGGTATTCCGGCATTTGCCCTAGCAGGAAAAGAAACATGGGTACTTGCCCAGACGGCAACTCATTTTATGATGGACAAGGGACTTGATGCTGAAGGGGTCACTGAACAGCTGAACAACGGGCAATTGAAATTCAAAGAGATGAAGAATTTTCGAAATCTGTTCCGCTTCCTCGATTTGGTTATGAAGTATGGCGTCAAAAAACCTCTCGAGGTTGATTGGGAAACCTCAGAAAACAAGATTGCGAATAACCAAGCCGCCATTATTCATATGGGTGACTGGTGTCAATCAACCTTGGATTCTTTCAATCCTGACGCGCACCTTGCGTTTCTCCCCTTTCCGGTCGGCAATGATCCCAAGGAAACGACGCTTCTGTCTTCCTGTAACTGGACCTATATTGTTAATAAGGATTCTGACCATCTGGAGCTCGCAAAAGAATATGCCGAGTATATTTTGTCATCGGATATGGGTCAGTACTGGATGTGTGAAGGGGTCGGTGCCGTTCCAGGATGTAAGACCCAGAAAAACATTAGGGGTTACCTTGCAAACGATGCAAAGACATATATTGCCGAAGCTAAGACCAACGGTTGGATTCATACGAGGGCTCCCCTGGGCTTCAACAATGCGCTGGGTGGATACCTTCAAGCATATATGATCGGACAAATGAGTGCAGAGCAGGTAATTGCTGCGGCACAGGATTTCTGGGACAAGGCAAAAAACTGA
- a CDS encoding Gfo/Idh/MocA family protein, protein MLHIGIIGCGGMGSTHNKAYKSAAQKHDVAVVALADCRQEFLDQAQLTWPQAETYTNGIDLINKAHVDAVNICLPSHMHTDHAVRAMEKGIAVLIEKPVCITEDECKRLLETQAKIGTPVMVGHVLRFFDEYAFLKKAFDKQLYGELLSIDMKRLGGDVLWGFEDWFHDEKKSGSVMLDLHIHDVDFLHYLLGNPDVMEIETEAFPSGLINHVVAHYRFASVRASAEGLWDPSPNRPFEASFTAVFEKGKLSFCSSKNPSLTLTLPVENDNPQPLMRFAPLHSDITDVTMTGLDPYCKEINYFTECLIEGKPIEQATLQDGVDAVRLVLKEQNYRKS, encoded by the coding sequence ATGTTGCACATCGGAATAATCGGGTGCGGAGGAATGGGAAGCACCCACAACAAAGCATATAAATCGGCAGCACAGAAACATGACGTCGCTGTCGTCGCCCTTGCCGACTGCAGACAGGAGTTTCTGGACCAAGCGCAACTCACCTGGCCGCAGGCAGAAACCTACACGAATGGCATCGACTTGATCAATAAAGCACATGTCGATGCCGTGAACATCTGCCTGCCAAGCCATATGCATACCGATCATGCGGTACGTGCAATGGAGAAAGGCATAGCGGTCCTCATAGAAAAACCCGTCTGTATCACGGAAGATGAGTGTAAGCGTTTACTTGAAACCCAAGCAAAAATTGGAACTCCCGTAATGGTCGGTCATGTACTCCGTTTCTTCGATGAATATGCATTCCTTAAGAAGGCCTTTGATAAGCAGCTCTACGGAGAATTGTTGTCAATTGATATGAAGAGGCTGGGAGGCGACGTGCTATGGGGATTTGAAGATTGGTTCCACGACGAGAAAAAAAGTGGATCGGTTATGCTTGATCTACATATTCACGATGTGGACTTTCTCCATTATCTCTTGGGAAATCCAGATGTTATGGAAATCGAAACAGAAGCATTTCCCTCGGGGTTGATCAACCATGTCGTTGCACACTATCGCTTCGCTTCGGTGAGGGCCTCTGCGGAAGGATTGTGGGATCCGTCACCGAATCGTCCTTTTGAAGCCTCATTTACAGCGGTATTCGAAAAGGGAAAACTCTCTTTTTGCAGCTCGAAAAACCCTAGCCTAACCCTCACCCTACCGGTCGAAAACGACAATCCACAACCGCTTATGCGGTTTGCCCCCCTCCATAGTGACATCACAGATGTCACTATGACAGGTCTGGATCCTTACTGCAAAGAGATTAACTACTTCACGGAATGCCTGATAGAGGGGAAGCCTATTGAACAAGCAACACTCCAGGACGGCGTAGATGCCGTGCGCTTAGTCCTGAAGGAACAGAACTATAGAAAATCGTAA
- a CDS encoding ROK family transcriptional regulator, producing MSMQLPLLNQQLIKAKNLKTVFSIILDEGGISRAEIAKRTALSKPTISSLVEELIQKNFIVDSGKQQVSNSVGRRPNTLFALEKQHFIPVVTWTKDKVIATLLDIFGTAIDSQELMVTGKEEYTAATKKLFTLVCNRKTVNGTILGCCLILPGMIDSAHNTFYSHPLGIHDTNAMSTYEKIHECCSDYPLAVLQDTACYAYAEKVFANITEENFAFINFNQGIGASLFIEGRMLGKANGAFTQFGHYSINPEGDLCTCGNRGCLENEIGEGSLEHRVPKVPGCKGNRIEQFGSYKALGTAVRDGDTIAQQVLNSLASDFAQALRNLISIVNPSLIILGGRCQNLGASFLASVQSSIDAQGFGQMTSHTTIQYTSLDSDSYLKGAVRYFFDMYYEFSDALGNPIYIG from the coding sequence ATGAGTATGCAATTGCCACTGCTAAACCAACAACTGATAAAAGCAAAAAACCTAAAGACCGTATTTTCCATCATCCTCGATGAGGGCGGCATTTCCCGGGCCGAAATTGCTAAAAGAACAGCCTTAAGCAAACCCACCATCTCCTCTTTGGTCGAAGAGCTCATACAAAAAAACTTTATTGTTGATTCGGGAAAACAACAAGTATCAAATTCAGTTGGCCGAAGACCCAATACACTTTTTGCACTGGAGAAGCAACATTTCATACCAGTTGTTACCTGGACCAAGGACAAAGTAATCGCAACACTCCTCGATATCTTCGGTACCGCTATAGACTCGCAAGAACTTATGGTCACGGGAAAAGAGGAGTATACAGCGGCAACAAAAAAGCTTTTCACATTGGTCTGTAATCGTAAGACCGTAAACGGCACCATCCTTGGCTGCTGCCTTATACTGCCGGGCATGATCGATTCCGCCCACAACACCTTTTATTCGCATCCATTGGGAATCCACGATACGAATGCCATGAGTACCTATGAAAAAATCCATGAGTGCTGCAGCGATTATCCCCTGGCAGTCCTGCAGGATACTGCTTGCTATGCGTATGCGGAAAAGGTGTTTGCCAATATTACGGAAGAAAATTTTGCCTTCATTAATTTCAATCAAGGGATTGGAGCCTCTTTGTTCATCGAAGGAAGGATGTTGGGAAAAGCAAACGGTGCCTTTACCCAGTTTGGCCATTACTCCATAAATCCGGAAGGCGATTTGTGCACCTGCGGTAACAGGGGCTGCCTCGAAAATGAGATTGGCGAGGGTAGCTTGGAGCACCGTGTCCCGAAGGTGCCCGGCTGCAAGGGAAATCGTATTGAACAGTTTGGCAGTTACAAGGCCCTTGGAACTGCGGTACGCGATGGTGACACTATTGCCCAACAGGTTCTGAATAGCCTTGCCAGTGATTTTGCTCAGGCCCTGCGGAATCTGATAAGTATCGTCAACCCTTCCCTCATTATTCTTGGTGGGAGGTGCCAAAACCTAGGAGCATCATTTCTCGCTTCGGTCCAAAGCTCCATCGACGCTCAGGGCTTTGGCCAAATGACCTCGCATACAACAATCCAATACACTAGTCTCGATTCGGATTCCTATCTGAAAGGCGCCGTACGATATTTCTTCGACATGTATTACGAATTTTCCGACGCCCTTGGTAATCCGATCTATATTGGATAA
- the amrS gene encoding AmmeMemoRadiSam system radical SAM enzyme: MDMTGKARFYELSPSVSGGDSILTCRLCPNNCRIIDGRTGRCKARIRKGAHLEIPLYGRISSFGIDPVEKKPLYHFMPGTETFSIGFFGCSLSCPFCQNHRISTSYGERDVEASPVILADELVDKAIAAGMKSLAFTYSEPTIHIEYLLEAATIARKQGLKTILVTNGYLQADPSNEILELIDAVNVDLKAHDDELYRRELGGAIEPVRTFITRSVEKGVHTEVTTLIIPGKNDDIEGIRSSARFLSTLDPDIPWHLSAYYPSFLYKTPATPTLSIDKAVAVGREYLHFVYPGNTRADGNTRCPECGSTVIRRQGYTTTVLLDDAGNCPSCGRRIAKIF, translated from the coding sequence ATGGATATGACCGGTAAGGCACGGTTCTACGAACTGTCGCCTTCCGTTTCCGGAGGCGATTCAATCCTAACCTGTCGGTTATGCCCCAATAATTGTCGCATAATCGATGGCAGGACAGGGCGATGCAAGGCGCGCATCCGCAAAGGGGCCCACCTCGAAATACCACTGTATGGACGTATCTCATCTTTTGGAATCGATCCGGTCGAAAAAAAACCCCTTTACCACTTTATGCCGGGAACGGAAACATTCTCCATCGGCTTTTTCGGTTGTTCCCTTAGCTGTCCCTTTTGCCAAAACCACCGCATCAGTACAAGTTACGGCGAGAGAGACGTAGAAGCAAGCCCCGTGATCCTTGCCGACGAACTCGTAGACAAGGCGATCGCGGCTGGCATGAAATCCCTGGCCTTTACCTACTCGGAACCGACAATTCATATCGAATATCTGCTTGAAGCGGCAACGATTGCCAGGAAGCAGGGCCTCAAAACAATACTGGTGACAAACGGCTATCTCCAAGCCGACCCCAGTAATGAAATATTGGAACTCATAGATGCGGTCAATGTAGATCTGAAGGCCCATGACGATGAATTGTACCGGCGGGAACTTGGGGGTGCGATAGAACCCGTACGTACGTTTATCACGCGTTCCGTCGAAAAGGGGGTCCATACCGAGGTTACCACCTTAATCATTCCAGGCAAGAACGATGATATTGAAGGTATTAGAAGCTCGGCCCGGTTCCTCTCGACCCTCGATCCCGATATCCCCTGGCATCTTTCTGCATATTATCCCTCTTTTCTTTATAAAACTCCGGCCACCCCTACCCTAAGCATAGACAAGGCTGTGGCCGTCGGCAGGGAATACCTGCATTTCGTCTATCCGGGTAATACACGGGCCGACGGAAATACTCGCTGTCCGGAATGTGGCTCAACGGTCATTCGGCGACAAGGATATACAACGACGGTGCTATTGGATGATGCTGGAAATTGCCCTTCTTGCGGAAGAAGGATTGCAAAGATTTTTTGA
- a CDS encoding PilZ domain-containing protein, with translation MKAMLVIEKDSIKHKVVEHLAPQGFVFIHYTNPLKAMDNIDEVAPEIVLFSAADYPRHWKPFLQLFRQGSDAEEKPFILLRGEHFDEEEGTKAGILGVNAIVKEDFANPEDLALLEDILARYAVWDDKRYDRRYVPSSKHDLEFMFTHPQSLRIITGRVEDFSAGGLLFLPEPGISLLDLQIGTTIDLCTLNVSGAYFEISAKIIHNSGPISFKFIDLPDDCRIALNELFEAERQEALKRHLS, from the coding sequence ATGAAAGCAATGCTCGTTATCGAAAAAGATTCAATTAAGCATAAAGTAGTTGAACACCTTGCACCGCAGGGATTCGTCTTTATCCACTATACGAACCCACTAAAGGCGATGGACAACATCGATGAAGTAGCACCCGAGATTGTTCTGTTCAGTGCCGCCGATTACCCGCGGCACTGGAAGCCGTTCCTTCAGCTTTTCAGACAGGGAAGCGATGCAGAGGAAAAGCCCTTCATCCTTCTTCGGGGGGAACATTTCGATGAGGAAGAAGGAACGAAGGCAGGTATCCTCGGTGTAAACGCCATCGTAAAGGAAGATTTCGCAAATCCTGAGGATTTGGCCCTTCTGGAAGATATTCTGGCCCGCTATGCCGTCTGGGATGATAAGCGTTACGACAGACGCTACGTTCCCTCTTCGAAACACGATCTCGAATTTATGTTTACCCATCCTCAGAGCCTACGTATCATCACCGGCAGAGTCGAGGACTTTTCGGCCGGAGGGCTTCTTTTCCTGCCGGAACCCGGCATATCGCTTCTCGATCTTCAGATCGGGACGACCATCGATCTGTGTACCCTCAATGTCTCGGGAGCTTATTTCGAAATCAGCGCAAAGATCATTCACAACAGCGGCCCCATATCATTCAAATTCATCGATCTGCCTGATGACTGCCGTATTGCTCTTAATGAGCTATTTGAAGCGGAACGGCAGGAGGCTCTGAAAAGGCACCTGAGTTAA